One stretch of Halichoerus grypus chromosome 10, mHalGry1.hap1.1, whole genome shotgun sequence DNA includes these proteins:
- the MAVS gene encoding mitochondrial antiviral-signaling protein: MTFAEDKTYEYIRHHYSNFVDRVHVPEILPYLSCLTTSDQDRLRASCQLSGNQGTLWELFNSLRRRIGWVESLIKALRACELVDLADEVACVYQSNLPGVRRPQLAPAEVPQPSRPAVAPSAPYNGYGEEEPSFPMPVQDTQPPESLEESSKKVPQMPHFGDVLRRPSGPLEPSSDMAAFSPLTSSGHQEQDTELGSAHIAGVASSLTSPCGPVSPTESFQPLSRSLPRASRWPAPSVSAPPPGTSSFSTGPACARGAGDPGEPGVCPGGAGLSPSSLTTSTAPSGAPANAAFDRTVPSKLPARSKPSGAVATNVLTSLPPSKLPITSVRAGTAPPRVLAGLVPEHRMSASTVPSKVPASTVPAIRSNIPSGETAAAPVPARVSARDSLPGLDPSSAVWGSELELSKPGRLTSRVDSEPFSGCSVDLALSYSMSLDAGPDNAPEEDEYQSVESIRIQVAQDPSVELLEGNPGPRATPQPPVEEESVQASLWAPWLGAAAAGVLLAMLLTVVYRRRLLQ; the protein is encoded by the exons ATGACGTTTGCCGAGGATAAGACGTACGAGTATATCCGCCACCATTACAGCAATTTTGTCGACCGCGTTCATGTTCCCGAGATCCTGCCTTACCTGTCCTGCCTCACCACAAGTGACCAG GACCGACTGCGGGCCTCTTGCCAGCTCTCTGGGAACCAGGGCACCCTCTGGGAGCTCTTCAACAGCCTTCGGCGGCGGATCGGCTGGGTGGAATCCCTCATCAAGGCGCTGAGGGCCTGTGAGCTGGTGGATCTCGCTGACGAAGTGGCCTGCGTCTACCAGAGCAACCTGCCCG GGGTCCGGAGGCCACAGTTAGCTCCTGCTGAGGTTCCACAGCCCTCCAGACCTGCTGTGGCCCCCAGTGCCCCCTACAACGGCTACGGAGAGGAGGAGCCAAGTTTCCCCATGCCTGTCCAGGACACCCAGCCACCAGAGTCCCTGGAAGAG AGTTCAAAGAAAGTCCCACAGATGCCCCATTTTGGGGATGTCCTGAGGAGGCCATCCGGCCCTCTGGAGCCTTCCTCTGACATGGCGGCCTTCAGCCCTCTGACCTCCAGTGGGCATCAAGAGCAGGACACAGAACTGGGCAGTGCCCACATAGCAG GCGTGGCCTCCAGCCTCACCTCACCCTGTGGGCCTGTGTCTCCGACTGAGTCCTTCCAGCCCTTGAGCCGTTCCCTCCCCAGGGCGAGCCGTTGGCCTGCGCCCTCCGTGTCAGCTCCGCCTCCTGGCACCTCGTCCTTTTCCACGGGCCCGGCCTGTGCAAGGGGTGCTGGCGACCCCGGTGAGCCCGGTGTCTGCCCCGGTGGGGCAGGGCTGTCCCCCAGCTCGCTGACCACCAGCACGGCGCCCTCTGGGGCCCCTGCCAACGCAGCATTCGACAGAACAGTGCCTTCCAAGTTGCCTGCCCGCTCAAAACCCTCAGGGGCAGTGGCCACGAATGTGCTCACGAGTCTGCCACCGTCCAAACTGCCCATCACCTCAGTACGTGCTGGCACAGCGCCACCCAGAGTGCTCGCGGGCCTGGTGCCTGAGCACAGGATGTCCGCGAGCACGGTGCCCAGCAAGGTGCCCGCTAGCACAGTGCCCGCCATCAGGAGCAACATACCCTCGGGG gaGACTGCAGCGGCTCCAGTACCCGCCCGTGTCTCCGCCAGAGACAGCTTGCCCGGGCTAGACCCCAGCTCTGCTGTCTGGGGTTCCGAGTTGGAGCTGAGCAAGCCGGGCAGGCTGACCTCCCGGGTGGACAGTGAGCCATTCTCGGGCTGCTCTGTGGACCTGGCCCTCAGCTACAGCATGTCCTTGGACGCGGGGCCTGACAATGCCCCAGAGGAGGACGAGTACCAGTCGGTGGAGTCCATTCGGATCCAAGTGGCCCAGGACCCCAGCGTCGAGCTGCTGGAGGGTAATCCTGGGCCTCGTGCCACCCCACAGCCCCCGGTGGAGGAGGAGTCCGTCCAGGCCAGCCTCTGGGCTCCATGGCTCGGGGCAGCTGCCGCTGGGGTGCTCCTGGCCATGCTCCTGACCGTGGTATACAGGCGGCGCCTACTCCAGTGA